One region of Quercus lobata isolate SW786 chromosome 2, ValleyOak3.0 Primary Assembly, whole genome shotgun sequence genomic DNA includes:
- the LOC115976225 gene encoding F-box/kelch-repeat protein At5g15710, with protein sequence MDGVGESSESGNGVSSSQSKKSGSFGEDDSDRCPKQVSPVRGGGSRNTSPLGRVGSRNTSPSRQKVIKTKPRGLDEETAATFGKAVHPDVQMEDSIWAMLPEDLLNEILARVPPFMIFRLRSVCKRWNSILQDCSFLKFHSQVPSHGPCLLTFWRNSQTPQCSVFSLPLKTWYRIPFMFLPPWAFWLVGSSGGLVCFSGLDGLTFKTLVCNPLTQTWRTLPTMHYNQQRQLIMVVDRTDRSFKVIATSDIYGDKSLPTEVYDSKLNIWSLHQVMPAVNLCSSKMAYCDSKLYLETLSPLGLMMYRLDTGYWEHIPAKFPRSLLDGYLVAGTQKRLFLVGRIGLYSTLQSMRIWELDHVKIMWVEISRMPPKYFRALLRLSAERFECFGQDNLICFTSWNQGKGLLYDVDKKVWSWIAGCALQSYNSQVCFYEPRFDASIY encoded by the coding sequence ATGGATGGTGTTGGGGAATCTTCTGAATCTGGGAATGGAGTGTCTAGTTCTCAATCTAAGAAAAGTGGGTCTTTTGGTGAAGATGATAGTGATAGGTGCCCTAAGCAAGTGTCACCTGTTAGGGGCGGTGGGTCGAGGAATACAAGTCCATTGGGTCGTGTAGGATCAAGGAACACTAGCCCTTCGAGGCAGAAAGTTATTAAGACCAAACCGCGCGGGTTAGATGAGGAAACAGCTGCTACATTTGGTAAAGCAGTCCACCCTGATGTTCAAATGGAAGATAGTATATGGGCAATGTTGCCCGAAGACTTGTTGAATGAGATTTTAGCTAGGGTTCCTCCATTTATGATCTTTCGTCTACGTTCTGTTTGTAAACGTTGGAATTCTATTCTTCAAGATTGTAGTTTTCTCAAATTTCACTCGCAAGTGCCATCTCATGGGCCTTGTCTTCTTACATTTTGGAGGAACTCTCAGACCCCACAATGCTCGGTCTTCAGCTTGCCGTTGAAAACGTGGTATAGGATTCCATTCATGTTTCTGCCTCCATGGGCATTCTGGTTGGTTGGTTCTTCAGGTGGTCTTGTTTGCTTTTCTGGGCTTGATGGGCTAACTTTCAAAACTCTAGTTTGTAATCCCCTCACACAAACTTGGAGGACGTTGCCGACTATGCATTATAATCAGCAAAGGCAACTGATAATGGTTGTTGATAGGACAGACCGATCGTTTAAAGTTATAGCCACTAGTGATATATATGGTGACAAATCTTTACCCACCGAAGTATATGATTCGAAGCTCAACATTTGGTCACTTCACCAGGTAATGCCTGCAGTCAATCTTTGCTCCTCAAAGATGGCATATTGTGATTCCAAATTGTACTTGGAAACCCTTTCACCACTTGGTCTAATGATGTATCGGCTGGATACTGGCTACTGGGAACACATTCCAGCTAAGTTCCCACGGTCATTGTTGGATGGGTATTTAGTTGCTGGAACCCAGAAGCGTTTGTTTCTAGTTGGAAGGATTGGCCTTTATAGTACACTTCAGAGTATGAGAATTTGGGAATTGGATCATGTAAAAATCATGTGGGTGGAGATTAGCAGGATGCCACCAAAGTATTTTCGAGCTTTGTTGAGGTTATCAGCTGAGAGGTTTGAGTGCTTTGGTCAGGACAATTTAATTTGCTTCACTTCTTGGAACCAAGGGAAGGGCCTTCTATATGATGTGGATAAGAAGGTTTGGTCATGGATTGCTGGCTGTGCCCTTCAGTCATACAACAGTCAAGTTTGTTTCTATGAGCCAAGATTTGATGCTTCTATCTACTGA